A single window of Channa argus isolate prfri chromosome 10, Channa argus male v1.0, whole genome shotgun sequence DNA harbors:
- the rab9b gene encoding ras-related protein Rab-9B yields the protein MSGKSLLLKVILLGDGGVGKSSLMNRYVTDRFDSQSFHTIGVEFLNRDLEVDGRLVTLQIWDTAGQERFKSLRTPFYRGADCCLLTFAVNDVQSFQNLGCWKKEFMYYSDVKDPERFPFVVLGNKIDMEQRAVGEDEARAWCEENGCCPYFETSAKDDTNVTAAFEAAVREVLAAEDQIDHALLSSTIDLHGNRKIARTSCC from the coding sequence ATGAGTGGTAAGAGCCTACTGCTGAAAGTGATCCTGCTGGGGGATGGTGGGGTGGGCAAGTCCTCCTTGATGAACCGCTATGTCACAGATCGCTTCGACTCCCAGTCCTTTCATACGATAGGTGTGGAATTTCTCAACCGGGACCTAGAGGTGGATGGGCGCCTGGTCACTCTTCAGATCTGGGACACAGCAGGGCAGGAGCGCTTTAAGTCCCTGCGCACACCCTTCTACCGAGGCGCAGACTGCTGCCTGCTCACATTTGCTGTAAATGACGTGCAGAGCTTCCAAAACCTCGGCTGCTGGAAGAAGGAGTTCATGTACTACTCGGATGTCAAAGACCCTGAGCGGTTTCCTTTTGTTGTGCTAGGCAATAAGATAGACATGGAGCAGAGGGCGGTGGGGGAGGATGAAGCACGAGCCTGGTGTGAAGAGAACGGCTGCTGTCCTTATTTTGAAACCAGCGCTAAGGATGACACTAACGTCACAGCTGCATTTGAAGCAGCCGTCAGAGAGGTTCTGGCTGCTGAGGACCAGATTGACCATGCACTACTAAGTAGTACTATTGATCTCCATGGCAACCGCAAAATCGCTCGCACATCTTGTTGCTGA